The halophilic archaeon DL31 genome has a segment encoding these proteins:
- a CDS encoding hypothetical protein (KEGG: hvo:HVO_D0005 hypothetical protein) yields MPREHGDDGAYVETVPLERVLEEFDAVDGPVILSADVADALGCSRETARRKLQQLYERGDLDRRKVSRRVIYWRAERDGFDTADADAHATGDAGAVETTPNDTNAESGRTRGESDVVAEVLDGWPPVGERKREQRRQAGSVALEYLREVGGATARDVKENAEPDAPVDGQSPDTWWKKTARPAFKQAEDAGLVTFTDGSKVWEWVGQ; encoded by the coding sequence ATGCCACGGGAACACGGCGACGACGGGGCGTATGTTGAGACGGTCCCACTGGAGCGGGTGCTGGAGGAGTTCGACGCCGTCGACGGGCCGGTGATTCTCTCGGCGGACGTCGCGGACGCGCTCGGGTGCTCGCGAGAGACGGCGCGGCGAAAGCTTCAGCAACTATACGAGCGCGGGGATCTCGACCGGCGAAAGGTATCGCGACGAGTGATTTACTGGAGAGCCGAGCGGGACGGGTTCGACACGGCCGACGCGGACGCACACGCCACGGGCGACGCCGGCGCGGTGGAAACCACACCCAACGACACGAACGCCGAGAGCGGCCGCACACGCGGCGAGAGTGACGTTGTCGCCGAGGTGCTCGACGGGTGGCCTCCGGTTGGGGAGCGGAAACGGGAGCAACGGCGACAGGCCGGGAGTGTCGCACTTGAATATCTCCGGGAGGTTGGCGGGGCGACCGCGAGGGACGTCAAAGAAAACGCCGAGCCGGACGCTCCGGTCGACGGACAATCCCCCGATACCTGGTGGAAAAAGACGGCCCGACCGGCGTTCAAACAAGCCGAGGACGCCGGATTAGTGACGTTTACCGATGGGTCAAAGGTATGGGAATGGGTCGGTCAATGA
- a CDS encoding transposase IS4 family protein (PFAM: Transposase, IS4-like~KEGG: hla:Hlac_3439 transposase IS4 family protein), with translation MFTIPDPDEYLSASDVKDVAEEVITPLPLPGVEGSPLDPGDIWLVVILACTNQNSIWDTCNDTEGTPCDDTVLRWLHTLNRQWLEVVANLLLARLAMTIFDPDRSRTVSIDFIDNPYHGEHHAEKGELCSMAPKDGTTTCHRYCTAYVVSNGKPVTLAMTYVRSDEDEADAVERVLARVENYPFEIDLLLADSGFYNERVIRRARDIAPTVVHVPKKGERMKDKLETHKSYMTTYRMYKDSERELRFPLAVAVSYQNGDRGKHGEVVRGYVACGVTDRSAKQVEHRYRKRSGIETTYRLLRQARGITTTRDPVVRFAIMLVAALLENLWLVLRWAVVARPRRGGRDLPEEFTFKTFCDWIRHELEEELRRRWKIKANGVGVPASQATAAG, from the coding sequence GTGTTCACCATACCTGATCCAGACGAGTACCTTTCGGCGTCGGATGTCAAAGACGTAGCGGAAGAGGTCATTACGCCACTCCCGTTGCCGGGTGTCGAGGGGAGCCCCCTCGACCCCGGCGACATCTGGCTCGTCGTCATCCTAGCCTGCACTAACCAGAACTCGATTTGGGACACCTGCAACGATACCGAGGGAACGCCGTGTGACGACACTGTCTTGAGGTGGCTCCACACACTCAACCGTCAGTGGCTTGAGGTCGTTGCCAACCTTCTGCTCGCACGGCTCGCCATGACGATTTTCGACCCTGACCGGTCGAGAACCGTCTCCATCGACTTCATCGACAATCCCTACCACGGCGAGCACCATGCTGAGAAAGGCGAACTCTGTTCGATGGCTCCTAAGGACGGGACTACGACCTGCCACCGCTACTGCACGGCGTACGTCGTCTCGAACGGGAAGCCGGTGACGCTGGCGATGACTTACGTCCGCAGTGACGAAGATGAGGCTGACGCGGTCGAGCGCGTGCTCGCCCGCGTCGAAAACTATCCCTTCGAGATCGATCTCTTGCTTGCCGACAGCGGATTCTACAACGAGCGCGTCATCCGCCGCGCTCGTGATATCGCCCCAACGGTCGTTCACGTGCCCAAGAAGGGCGAGCGCATGAAGGACAAACTCGAAACTCACAAGTCGTACATGACGACCTATCGCATGTACAAGGACAGCGAGCGGGAACTGCGCTTCCCGCTCGCGGTCGCTGTCTCCTACCAGAACGGAGATCGAGGCAAGCACGGCGAGGTCGTTCGTGGCTACGTGGCGTGTGGCGTTACTGATCGCTCAGCGAAGCAGGTCGAACACCGCTACAGGAAGCGTTCAGGCATCGAAACGACCTATCGCTTACTTCGGCAAGCACGCGGGATCACGACGACGCGTGATCCCGTCGTGCGGTTTGCCATCATGTTGGTCGCGGCATTGCTGGAGAACCTGTGGCTGGTGCTACGGTGGGCGGTCGTCGCCCGCCCACGGCGGGGCGGGCGCGACCTGCCCGAGGAGTTCACGTTCAAGACGTTCTGTGACTGGATTCGTCATGAGCTGGAAGAGGAGTTACGCCGCCGGTGGAAGATCAAAGCGAACGGGGTTGGAGTGCCAGCATCACAGGCAACGGCCGCGGGCTGA
- a CDS encoding resolvase domain protein (KEGG: hla:Hlac_3565 resolvase domain protein) translates to MSKALAWIRKSKGDDEDIGLEEQRELVRGLAEEVAGEVEVLDLGIHTGFSTMTRDDPAGLLDQNLRVQECVGELEAGEYSHLVAWDDRRICRDEYFSVVQYAATQGDAEIVYVGDVNEDDLTFDLKRRIERDTKEEEIEKSRRAIERRKENGYDHGRPRFGMTYDDAGHYQVPGDDFDTVLEIFRHDRNGKSRREVAEEIDVPLGTVQNILERHEWYAEREEMACVTSRYSEGDFTQTR, encoded by the coding sequence ATGAGTAAAGCACTCGCGTGGATCCGGAAGTCGAAAGGTGACGACGAGGACATCGGGCTCGAAGAGCAACGTGAACTCGTCCGAGGTCTCGCAGAGGAGGTTGCCGGCGAGGTTGAGGTTCTCGATCTCGGGATCCATACTGGCTTCTCGACGATGACCCGGGACGATCCGGCGGGCCTCCTTGACCAGAACCTGCGCGTTCAGGAGTGCGTCGGCGAGCTCGAAGCCGGCGAGTACTCGCACCTCGTGGCGTGGGACGACCGCCGGATCTGCCGCGACGAGTACTTTTCTGTGGTTCAGTACGCCGCCACACAGGGTGACGCCGAGATCGTCTACGTGGGCGACGTCAACGAGGACGATCTCACGTTCGATCTGAAGCGCCGGATCGAACGCGACACAAAAGAAGAGGAGATCGAGAAGTCACGGCGAGCGATCGAGCGCCGAAAAGAGAACGGCTACGACCACGGCCGACCGCGGTTTGGGATGACCTACGACGACGCCGGGCACTACCAGGTGCCTGGTGATGACTTCGATACAGTCCTTGAGATATTCCGCCACGATCGAAACGGGAAGAGTCGACGGGAGGTCGCAGAAGAGATCGATGTCCCGCTCGGGACAGTACAGAACATTCTCGAGCGGCACGAATGGTACGCTGAGCGCGAGGAGATGGCTTGTGTAACAAGTCGGTACTCAGAGGGGGATTTCACTCAGACGCGCTGA
- a CDS encoding hypothetical protein (KEGG: hla:Hlac_3205 hypothetical protein), which yields MPETRTTTVSQNSEGQYQVTVPRDLGDFFELKGKKLEWKAGSAKNKMEVIIHDE from the coding sequence ATGCCCGAAACACGGACTACAACAGTCAGTCAGAACTCCGAAGGCCAGTATCAGGTAACGGTCCCTCGTGACCTCGGAGACTTCTTCGAATTGAAAGGGAAGAAGCTCGAGTGGAAGGCCGGCAGTGCGAAGAACAAAATGGAGGTCATCATCCACGATGAGTAA
- a CDS encoding hypothetical protein (KEGG: hla:Hlac_3206 hypothetical protein) gives MDGYALRFTDCGRESLDDLEPVEVEQATRKLERICSCEFRKPWEWGFERMDGVSDGKLSLSDELRAFVDINQENRTLLVYRVYRRENLYG, from the coding sequence GTGGATGGATACGCGCTTCGGTTCACCGACTGCGGACGTGAGAGCCTGGACGATCTCGAGCCCGTCGAGGTCGAGCAGGCAACCCGGAAGCTGGAACGCATCTGCTCGTGCGAGTTCCGGAAACCTTGGGAATGGGGATTCGAGCGCATGGACGGGGTGAGCGACGGAAAACTAAGCCTCTCCGACGAGCTCCGTGCGTTTGTTGACATCAACCAGGAGAATCGCACACTCCTCGTCTATCGGGTTTATCGCCGGGAGAACCTCTACGGGTAA
- a CDS encoding hypothetical protein (KEGG: hla:Hlac_3207 hypothetical protein): MTCPPKLADLNRTVIEAIPVDRSNGWWTGLVRDRYTPTGELRLRLERYPPGNPKNRPEHIWRIRTDFWETEREAVKIFERKGGKKPSGVLPISDFYTVKEELPIREDGSRRVSLVRIEKKWGQASDRLYHWDPEDDSVKQKWTVGKQWNRLSNLATRELEGFQ; this comes from the coding sequence ATGACCTGCCCACCGAAGCTCGCAGACCTGAATCGTACCGTGATCGAAGCCATCCCGGTCGACCGCTCGAACGGCTGGTGGACCGGGCTCGTGCGTGACCGTTACACCCCGACGGGAGAACTTCGTCTCCGGCTCGAGCGCTACCCGCCGGGCAATCCTAAGAACCGCCCAGAGCACATCTGGCGCATTCGAACGGACTTCTGGGAGACTGAGCGTGAGGCAGTCAAAATCTTTGAGCGCAAGGGAGGGAAGAAGCCGTCCGGTGTATTGCCCATTAGCGACTTCTACACGGTGAAGGAGGAGCTCCCGATTCGAGAGGATGGCTCTCGACGCGTCTCTCTCGTCCGCATCGAGAAGAAGTGGGGACAGGCGAGCGACCGTCTCTATCACTGGGACCCAGAAGATGACTCGGTCAAGCAGAAGTGGACGGTCGGGAAGCAGTGGAACCGCCTGAGCAATCTCGCGACCCGTGAGCTGGAGGGCTTCCAGTAG
- a CDS encoding hypothetical protein (KEGG: hla:Hlac_3208 hypothetical protein) — protein MPSLEPDLEDVPNRVSLHTDPGPGYAKRYRTLLEAQEALGATSKTEGILAACQHADADRRIIVPQSELNSHLLQGVYM, from the coding sequence ATGCCGTCCTTAGAACCCGACCTCGAAGACGTGCCGAACCGTGTGAGCCTCCATACCGACCCCGGCCCGGGCTACGCGAAACGGTATCGGACGCTCCTCGAGGCTCAGGAGGCGCTCGGCGCGACCTCCAAAACGGAGGGCATCCTCGCAGCGTGCCAGCACGCCGATGCTGATCGGAGAATAATAGTACCGCAATCAGAACTTAATTCGCATCTGCTACAGGGGGTTTATATGTGA